The genomic window CAGTCTAGTATCTTGTGCCACACATTCACCATTATGCATGGATGATTGGATGTTACACTGCGATGTAATTTTTACATGGAGCAAAAGTCACAGGATTAAAGGCCCAAGGTTTGAGGTCAGGCTTTATACACACCACTTAAAAATTGCAGGCCTTATTCTGAAAATCAGACTTTAATTTCAGTGCTGTTTGCGTCCTTTGGTCATTCAGAGGCATGATTTCCCAAATGCTGCCTCTGCTTCCTTCTTCTCGAGCCAGGATAAACAGAAATAATGTGCTCCATCACTCCCACTGCTGTGTGAGGGTGTTTTTAGCTGCCAGTGAAGAATCGCAAAGCAAATTCCTCCTCCTATCCGGTGCCAGGGTTTACGCAATACATGATTCACTCCAGGGGCAGATATTGTGATCTCACTCACATCTTCTCTGTGGCTATAATCCTGCTCACCCATTTTCACATACAACATATGCACAGATTGTATACTGTGTATTAGATGCACAACAGCTTACACCTGAGAGTTTCATTAAATCTCAAGTTGTGTTGGCATGTTGTAGTCCCTAAAATGAGATTAGCAATATTTTCCACTATAAATGTGAGACTGGGAGGGGAGACAGCAGTGtggtatctgtgtgtgtggagccagGGAGCAGGACAATAACACAAGGTTGCTAGGCATGTGAGCACAGCCGCAACACTGATAAATATGTGCTGGACATGTTGGCATTGTATAATTGCTTGGATACAGCCACACAAGCTTTATCAACGGCCTTAGCAACAGCAGTGTTGCCTTGTGTAAAGAAGGCAGAAAATAATCTGAGGTAAAGACGAGTCTAAGATTTTCATgttagaaaaagaagaaaagatctCAAGATATGGATGACAACTGgaaatcaatgttttattttcttcttgaaAACCTGAAATAAATTGGAAAGGCGTTAAATAGATCGGATATtccctccaaggcccaacagtcaaattcaatcaagctgcttcgaattgcacacactcatagatatcagtttcctaaacatgctggatttttcatcaagaccaAGCATGACTAATGCCCtgggaaatcaaggaaaatgtcaaaaaaacatcCTCTTTCACAAAATTTTGTTTACCTGGATTTGCCCTTtgatccggatctgcaccaaaattgaatgggttctgcCCTGATCCATTCCACATTCTTCCACCATAGTAATCTATCCAGTAGTATTTGTATAATCTTGTTTAGACACAAAGCAACCTACCAATGAACAAACAAATAGGggtgaagacaaaaaaaagcattaatCATAAAGATGTGAAAATTGATTAGCAATATTTACAGTAAGAGGAAATCTTTGTATCCATCAGCACAGTGATACACAACAGCACTGCAGGCGACACCTCCACTAACCACTGTAAGAATATCATTAACACATCCTGCACCTAAGATGATAAAAACTGTATCCGACAGCTGAAGTAAAAGTCTCCTCACGTGCATCATCAACATGATGCATTACGTGCTTAAAACCGTGAGTGacagaaaaaggaggaaaagggagcaggagcagggactGCAGCTCAGCTCCTCTGCCTGCTCAGCAAGAGCTATTTTTAATTCATGAGAGACAAAGGAGCAGAATCGTCCTTTATCCTCTCTCTCACTAACTATTGTTTTGCCTCCAAATGTGGCACTTGAAGACAGCGTGCACGCCTTACAGCTATGTTTAGGCCTAACCTCAAATAAATGAGAATGCCTCTCCATCTGCCcttgagtcttttttttctcatcctgCTATTCGtgcacattttctctgctgGCCCATACTGTATGCGGAAGGGGTGCTATTTTTTTCCAAGGCTGAAGGCCAAGGTATAATTACCTCAGAAAGGCATCTGAGCTAAAGAGTAAGGAAGCAGCTGTGgagattttcttttatattgCACTCTTTGTACTGTTCTCCTCACTGGATGTGTCttagaggagaaagaaagtggTTTAAAGTGGTAATAACTGTGCACTTCCAGTAGAATATGACctgatgctgctgatgtcaAGGACAAACTAGCTCCTAGCTGAAGACTGCGAGGGAAAATTCATCTGAGCGGAACAATTCTGTCATCACTGGTTAAATGCTTGggatttttattcattcatttaacttttattttaactaGAGACCTGATTTACAATATGATAAATTTcaaagaataaacaaaacattccaagacacaaagaaaacacaaataagaaacAGCATAAGGGattcaaatttgatttaaagcaaatgaatcaattaaaacaaatgaataaaatataataagaaCAGCTAGTggtaaaataagataagaataaaaatgatttgagCTTTCAGATTGTTCTGTAGGTTAATGCACATTGAGAAAAACTGGATTTTCCGAACTCAGTAAAAAACATTTGGCACGTGCAGTGTGAGCCAACTCATTTGAGTATATTTGATGCAAGCCCACATTAAAAGACAGCAGTGATGTGAGGGGGatcttttcaaaatataatAGGATACGGAACTGGGTTTTAAAAATATACCAAGAACAAgacaataaacagaaatgtaaaatatatacttACACTTTTTTTGAGACTCATGGGTccacataaaaataatataaaaataaataaataaataaatacagaaaaactattttaaaattcaattaTCGCACCTTACACAGGGATTAAATACACATCAGACTTTTGTTCCAGTGTTTCCATAAACAAGATGAGTAGTGTTGTGTTGGTTAAGGCCTTTATGATAAAAATTTTTTGAAGTCACATAATTAGAATGTAAAATTATACAGAAATATACCAATAATACAGTTTATACATCTGAAAATAGCTTACAGATTAAGGTGTAATGTTCTGACAGGGTGAAATAAGTCAGTGGCCGGTATATTGATCATAAaccatattttaaaaaatttttttccTATTGATTAATGATATGTTTATAGCATGAAATAAAACGAAATAAAGACATAAATCactaaaataatttttaactgttttactgatttaattttttttttaaactttcttaaTGTGCATCTTTTTTGGGTACATAAGAAAGCTGTgtgttatacatccattataAAGATGTAACTCTATAGATCTATAACCAACAACCTCGCACTGACATAGTTTCTCATTTCATCTGATCTGTTGCTGGTAAATCAGACAAAGAGAATTCAAAGAGGAATCTCCCCAGCCCACTTTCTTCCTTCTCCTGTATCTGGGGTTGCAGAGACACCTAGTGGCCGTAAGTGTTCTTGTCTCAGTGTTTCACTTTGAAGTTGCCTAGgcatactgtacatgtgtaaCATGGAAAGGCGGAGGTGTTTGAAATAACTGCTCCTGAATTCCTTTGTGGAAGTGCCTGCAACAAACATAGCGACAGGCCCACAGCGGAGCCCCCTCAGAGCCAGAGTACAGTGGTGATTCATTGGGACCATTGGGACCATTTTAAGCACGGCAGCATTGTACAGGGAACTCATATTACTAACACAGGTATGGCAGGCATCCTGTCCACTTGGAGTAAGAGTTTAAATAAGAGGTCGCCAGCTGATGTCCCTCGGAGCCCAGACCATGTCGGAGAGTCACTGCTGACAGTTGTAGCCCAGTGTCTGGATTATCATAACAACCCAGCGACAAGAGGTAGGATCTCACAGATTGGACATATTACCTCCACTATTTTATCCCAGTACACACAGGAGCTGGGGGCTTATTGTAATTTGAATGTGCACAGAAAGAGTTTATTTTCAGGTAGAAGTAGAAACAGAGAGACCGTGTCTGAAGATGTTCCAGCTCACAATAGAGGGTTAACTCACTTCACATAGCACTGATGCTAAAGATGTTTACATGTCTCATCCATCTGATATCTATTTAGAAGGGCCCTGATTTATGGATTTAATGACTGACCGGATGAATTACAATTAAATAGACTTAATAGGCACATGCACTCAACAGCAAAATAATGCATGTTTGTATAATATAGCTTTGACATGTAGATTAGTTGACTGTCCTTTGCTCACACCACTCAGTTGCTGGTGTGTGCTCCTCAGGTAAGTATTTGCTGCTTTGGTGCTGTGTGGTGGAGCgtgcaacttttttttaaggCACCAAACAGTTCACAGGACACCTGACAGGAAACAGTTATCACTGTAAGGACGAAGCAAAAAATACTTCCTGAGACATTCATCATGAAAGAGCGTGATGATAGCAGGCCAGGCTTTGAATTCCACCCTGCCACTCAGTGTGCGTACAGAGTAAACATGTACTAAAGCTAAAAGTGCAGCAGCAAACCTCAGAGTCCTCATGTCTCAGGTTTGCCTACGtatcaaacctttattttgTAATAGGAGCTTAATAAAATCCAGAGAAAGTCACAAATAACATAAAATTTtaacttttgtattttttttgtagttgtttgtgtctttttgtagtacttttgtctttttttggggggggggggatccagGAGGTTTCTTTTCACTTACTTTCTGGTGAGATGGAGaatgtttaacatgtttatgggactgatatttataactatgtacaatttggtgcagatcccaaAAACTGTGGATTGATTGAATCTAAATGTGCTTTGTTGGGCCATGGTGAAGGTGAGTTTGTCTCCTCAAAttagtttgttttactttgtgtttgtgtcttttgacTCTTTAATcgtctttttttgtgtttctttgtgtgtttgtgttgttatctTTCTACCACATGCCATTCATCCCTCATTCAGTCAGGCCTTCAGCATCACAAGATGTGAGAGTGGCAGCTGGAAAAAACATGAACCAAGGACATAACGGTAAATATTATACAGTGAGGTCAGCTGATCCCATCTGCCCTCGGCTCAGGATATGTACTTCATTAAACTGATAATAGGGAAATCTGAACAATGCGCTCTTGCTTGGATAAGCAGTTTCACACCAGTGCTGTGAGCTGGAGCAACTTCTCAGACTGTCCCCCTCCACTGCTTCATGCTGTGACACTGCAGACTCAGTAGCTTTTTTAAATAGGCAGAAATATGAGgatggatttattttaaatgtacttttctgCTGTCGTTCAGATCGCCTTTTCTCACCCGATGGCTATGATACTGTTTCCATTTAAGTTCAGTTTTAGCCATTTCACTTCAATCGTTTCAGATTTTCACGGGTCTGATTAACTTTAGAGTGAATATACTTTTTTATTGCTGtagtgaaaaatgttttaatcactgTCAGTTTtgataaatgagaaaatgatcaAGCTAAAACAGAGAATTcatgtaaaatatttcaatCTGAAATGTGGACAATATGTACTTTAATTTTGAACAATATATTTTCATGGTATAAATGTGTTTCCTCCCTTATAGCTGACACAGAAGGCCATGCAAGGTCAAGCTCTGAGCCTGAGTGAGACTGCCTGTCCCACATATCATTGAGGACACCAGCCATTCCATATAAGTTATTAGGTAGGAAGTCACCTGGCTCTTTTTTGCTGGACTGTAATGCAAGGGGTGAGGTGACATTTCTGACCGTGTGCGTCTCCATGTTTAGCTGAAATCAATACAGTTATGTGTGGAACTTGAGGCCCTGGAAGGGCAACGGTCAGCGTGTCTTTACAGAGGAGAAAAGTTGGGAAGTTGTCAGACTCGAGCATAAAAAAATACACGTACGTGTGTGACTGTTGTGAGCACATGCAGCATGCAACCTCGCATGGAATGTTTCGAGGAAACTTTTACGGGCTCCTTCAGATGTCTTGTGTCACTCTGGGGTTGTCTCTCAGCAACATTTCCCCATCGCAGCTGGGAATGTAATACAATAAGGAAATTACTCATCGAAAAGGAACTCGTTGGCTTGTTTTCGAGCTTTGCTGCTCCCTCTGGTCAGGTTTTTATCCTCTGCAAAAATTAACATGTTAAAGGGCGGAATGATGACTACAGAAATACCCAACAATATAAAACTTCCATTTCATAAGGACTATTCTGCATCTGAAggagagtaaataaataatgtgacttAATTGTTGACTCCTACTTAATTTATTGCTATGTCCTGTGGCTCATAATACAACAGACTATTGATTTAGACAGGGCCATGACATCCCAGATTTGATGTGAGCAAATGACCGCACACGCTTTACAACACGGTCACGTAAAGACATTTGTCATAAATCATGTTTGTGAATAAATACCTGACAATTTCATGAGTGGGTTTGCATTGACCCTCACCTTGACGCTAACGCTCGGCAAACCCAAAACTAATAACTCATGATGTCTCAGCCGCCCATTCTTTTGCCTCTGAATCAAGGCTAATGTTGTTTATGGGGCTGAAAGCCTCATGTGCAGCACTGAATACTGTGTTTTGTGCAAATGATATAGGAGCTGCAGGGAGCAAGAGGAGGCACATGcaaagtgttgttgttgtgtcaagAGAGGAGCCAATGACTTTGTGTTGACAGCTGAAGTGTACAGGATACAGCAggtaagtttttttttcatggagcGCCTCATCAGCATTAACACCTATCAGCTGCCATCTTGTTTACCCTTTTGTAGAGTTgcattgtgttcaaaatgtgATGTTTACCTGGGGTACTTCCTGTCCCAGCCCAGCTCCCATATTCAGGCACTGCTGTTTTGCAGGGTTGTCAGGATTCttatttcttttgtataaaaCTGGACTTATTTTCAAAACAGCAAACATGCACCAAAGGTACAGTAAAATCTGTTGTTCTCTTTAATCGCAAGTTTGTTTTGCGACCGATGGCTTAGGATTTCTGCTCTGTTCATGATCCTGCTGGGGGAAAGTGCTTTTCCCCGTATGCTGCATCACagctaaatataaaataagctGCGATTCTTCACAGGTCTTTTCAACAATCTTTCCGTTCGGCCTCAGCGAGCACAGGAGGACGTAGATCATCTGGAAAGATGTTCTTTGTGGCAGGAGCCAAAAATACAAGAGGGGCGgtgagaggaaatgagaggaggTAACAAAGTTTATACAATTCCAGGCCTGAACATCCAGTAAAAAGTAGAGAGAGGTTGGATTTTCatgtcatttgtcattttccaTCATCAGCTCAATCTACCAGAAATTTCGAGAGGTAGATTTATTAGACAAGAAGAAGACAGTGACAGCTCTAAAGCCCGGAGAAGATCGGGCCATTTTCCTTGGTCTGGGAATGATCCTCTCATCTGTCATGATGTACTTTGTCCTGGGGATCACCATATTACGCTCCTATGCAGACAGGTACAGGCCTTTTATTCAAACACCTTAAGTAGGAGTTAACTTCCTGCCAgaatcatgttttattcatcacatgTGCCTTTTGACAAACTGAGTCAGTGCTCTCTCAAGCTGAaaattgcaaaaataaatactttttttgaaaccagattATCTGGGACAAATTACACCCCAAACCACGTTGATTTCACACCATAATACCACTCAAAATGCTTTCTCTTTTGTGCATTGAAATTGGatcttcatttaaatgtcaacacagtgtgtggacagaggagggtgtgtgtgttgttcgcaaCTCCACGGTCACAGCAGACATGAACTGTTCCTACAACTGTGGGTCAGACTGCTGGAGAGTCTCCAAATACCCCTGTCTGCAGGTCTACGTGAGCGTCAATAACACGGGCCGTGTCAGCCGTTTATCTCACAATGAAGAGACCCAGGATGCCAGCTCTGAAGTGAGTACTGTGCCAGAGGGAAAATACAAGGAATTACTGAACCGTTTCAAATGTTGGCAGCGGCTGTCAGATGTTGGCCTGGTTATAGATGCACTCTGCTCCCATGCAGAAAATGTTAGCAGATAGGATTTGTAATTTTTCCTGGTCAagctaaaagaaaatgtattcagtgTTGTGAAATAAACAGACATCATTGCCCTCTAAATAACCTCTGTGTGCCTCCGCCCTGTCCTTGCAGTGTTTCTATGTGCCCAGGTGCCAGAAGGACAGCGTGGCCATGCACACCATGATTATGAACATATCAGAGCACTTGAAGGTCAACCAGCAGGTCCCCTGTTACTACGACCCCTCCGAGCAGCAGGAGACCGTTCTCCTGACCCGGCTGTACGACCACAGCGTCGTCCTCCACTCGCTGCTCTGGCCCTCCTGCATGATCACAGGAGGGGCCCTCATCATCATGATGGTGAAGCTCACACAGTACCTTTCCAGACTCAGTGAGGAGATAGGGAAGATCAAGAGGTGAAATACATTCGGCAGCTATGAAAGCCAAGCATATGGTGGTTCAGTGACGGACACGTGATGTGACAAGGATTGTTTGAAGCAAGCAACCTTGGTGTGACCTCTAGCAAACTTTCCTCCTCAGCTGAGACATGTGGAACAGATGAGATTCACTGCGGCCTGAGGATGTGACTGTTTATAAAAGTGGAGTGAATGTTCCAAGGCGGCAACTGTCTGACGTGTAGCTGGCTCTTGTACAAGGAAAACTGGACTGGGTTTTGCATGGTGTTAGTAGATAACAAAAAAACTCTGTAGTTACTTGTTTACAAGGAAGTTCATTCTACCAGGAAATTTAAATCCAGTGTATTATATGACACCAATTATATTGCTAATGTTTTTATGATAATGCCAAAAAACAGACATAGCAAAACACTGTCCTGTCTTTCCAAAGATGTCTTCTGTGCTTGTGCAATGTTGTACAACTCTGAGAATTTGTCTTTGGTGTATTGAAATCCAAATTGTTTTCTGAAACAATAATATATTCTTATTTTATACTCACCACCACGATGACCAATTATGACTAATGACCAGTATGCAGTAGGCCTTTTATCTATTTTtgtatatacatgtacacatattattttaatgatATTGTGCTACACCTACACCAAATATTTGAAAAGCACTTTTCATAACAATGTAACGCAAAGAGCTTTCCAGAAAAAAGCCAGACAAAGACACATCCAAGGCAAGACAGCATTTCCAGGAACTGAGGAAATGCTGTCGAAAATCGCATAAATTTGAAATgtggataaaataaatatgataaaaataataaatagaatattaaaataacaaaagaaaaatgaaatgaataaatctgaaacattaaaagacaaaaaatatgtgaaaatgataaagagaataaaaaaatgctTAAGAAGATGTGaaaagaataaagataaaataacaaaatgctAAAAGGGATGTGAAAAAgatgaagataaaataatacatttcttaAAGAGATGTGCAAATGATTGAATAATACAATACTGGAAGAGACgtgaaaagaataaaagtaCAATTATAACATTCTAAAAAAGACATATCAAAGACATTATCAAAAAtgataaaagtgaaataaagataaaaaagaggAGTAAGTACCAGAAATAAAAAGTGGGatattaaagtaaaaacattcagACAAAGCAAACAGCTAGGCAaacaattgaataaataaaaggatACATTCGTTAAACAGAATAAGATGTATAAAGTTTATAAAGGTTTAAAAAAgtataatcaatcaataattcTGTTTCCTGCAGAATCAGAAGTTCACTCTTGCATCACATGAACACACGTGGCTCTGCAGCTATAATAAATCATAATCTTCAGAGGATAGAAAAGTTCACGAAAAACTCTCCTCTGTCTGGATCTAAATCCCATGATCACATAGCTTGAATTCCATTGAAATACAAAATAGTCAAAttgatgaacacacactgatagaCACACAATGGGGTAATAAGATCTCTGCGTCTGTCAGTTCCACTTCCTCACTCCACTTTTCCTCCGGGAGGATCCACCCGGACACCCTCATGCTGTAGGGAGGACCGCTCCTGGCTCCACATATGGATCAATATCTGCAGAACACACCACCAGCTCAGACACTCCTCTCATGTGCTTTTCACTGGACTTTCTACAGAGGAAGAGCCGCTTGCTGTGAAACCCCAGTTTCACCTCATgacactgtgtgagtgtgtgtgtgttagtgtgtgtgtgtgagagagagagagagagagtgtgtgtgtgtgtgtgtgggcggtgCGTACTGTTGATGAGGGGCCAGCTAGCAATCCTCGAGCTGCTGCTAGCCTTGCTGCGCGGAGCTAGCTCGCTACCAaactgttagtgtgtgtgttttcgggACAGCACGACGGAGAGCATTATGAAGCATTATACATTTATTCCACTGCAGCAGATTGGCAACTCTACCGGGAGCTAGGGGCGTCTTTTTGTTCCACTGAAGCGGGACTGTCCCGGGCCCTCGGTAGCATTGTTTGGATGAAGTACGGCTGGAGAGCTAGCACCGCTGGCTGAGACTTCCATAGCGGGCACGAATGGGACTTCCAGAGCTAGCCGCGGCTAACCGGGCGGTGTTAGCTATCTGACACAGGTAgcattatatttgttttttctcccctcatgctttgttgtgtgtttgcttttactTTCAACTAAACCAGTTTCACAgattcaaaacaaactgtgggGTCGCACCCGTGTTATTGTAGTAACGTCACATTAGCTTGTGTCTGAGCggatgtttttcatattttaaaatgacattgatCTGCTTAGTGGACCTGGCTAGCATGGTGAGCTAGCTAGCaatgaaacaacacacaacagcagcagcattacaGTGGGACCAGTCGAATCGACTGTCAAGCGTGGGCTGAAAGCTAAACCTTAGCAGTGTTAGCCACACTGAACTAAGTGTGGGTGTTTGCTAGCAAGTTTGTTTACATGGGTTTTTcatgtgcttttcatttgacaCCACTGATAGCTTAAATTCACTAAAGCTAAAGTTTGCATTGACAAGCTGTGTTATCTTTGGCCTTGATGCTAACGTCATAATAATTAAATTTACAAAGTGATATCTCTGTGTTGCAAGTTATATAAGTTGTTAGCGTGTTGCTATTATTTGTGTAAATATCTCCACAGCTGTGTGCAGTGTGGTGAgctcatgaaaaacaaaaccctgtTACTAGTACTCTGTAATATTGCTGTAGGCTTTCCTATGTCATGTAACTACATTATAGAAAGGTTTTGGCAGCTCATAATAAATTACCCTCAGAAGTGTGCATTTAACtttaacatgtttatattcTTCTCCCATACATATACACCATCTCTGAAGTCAGATCCTAACCACTACCTTCTGTACTAGTACTGTACACAGGTCAATGGTTGTTATATAATtctgtttccttctctctcacagtgAGTAGTCGTCACTCATCTGATAATTACCAGCCTCTGAAAAGAGAAGATTTGCTGGCACAACCATGCCTCCCAGGCCCTCCTCAGGAGAACTATGGGGGATGCACTTGATGCCCCCCAGCATCCTAGTGGACTGCCTTCTGCCAAATGGCATGATTCTTACATTGGAGTGCCTTCGGGAGGCCACGCTGATCACAGTCAAGCATGAGCTTTTCAAAGAGGCCAGGAAGTATCCTCTGTAccatctgctgcaggaggagagctcctacatctttgtcagtgtcaccCAGGAGGCAGAGCGGGAGGAGTTTTACGATGAGACCAGGAGGTTGTGTGATCTCAGACTCTTCCAGGCCTTCCTCAAAGTTATTGAGCCAGTGGgcaacagagaagagaaaattcTAAACCGAGAGATAGGTATGGTTCGTTGACATCTTACGTAGTTACAAAACAATCTGCTACACCATAGAGTAATATACTATAACAGCTGTTGTCCTTGGCAATGTCATTACCCAGAGTGAGGAGGATTAACATAATACCATTGGGTTTAACTGGTCACACCATATATTGTGTTATGAAATGCAACGTATTGTTTTACGTGTCAtgaaaaatcattttgatgTCGAAGGACTCGCAACtaatttttattattcactTGCTCCCTTGTAGGTTTTGCTATTGGAATGCCTATATGTGAGTTTGATTTGGTGAAAGATCCAGAGGTGCAGGACTTcagaagaaacattttaaatgtttgcaaaGATGCTGTGGACCTCAGAGACAGTAACGGACCCCACAGTAGAGCTTTATATGTGTACCCTCCCAATGTAGAATCCTCAGTAGAACTTCCCCGGCACATCTATAACAAACTAGATAAAGGTAAGACATCTTACTCCAGGCACTGGGAAGCAAATGTTCACTGCAACGAGAACAtcacaatatattttataaacattcacatttttctgtttgcacCTTCACTGGGTGTGTTGCTAAAATTATTCTTTAAATTTTCTTTCCCTCAGGTCAAATCATTGTTGTCATTTGGGTTATTGTGTCACCCAGCAATGACAAACAGAAGTATACCCTCAAGATCAACCATGACTATGTGCCGGAACAGGTGATTGCGGAAGCCATCCGTAAGAAGACGCGCAGCATGCTGCTCTCCCAGGAGCAGTTAAAGATGTGTGTGCAGGAGTATCAGGGAAAATACATCCTCAAAGTGTGCGGCTGTGACGAGTACTTACTGGAGAAATACCCTCTGAGTCAGTACAAGGTAATCTAATTTAATCATAGCTTAACTGATGCTATTGCACTTAAAGGGGGAAGAGATCCGCTTCATGTCAAATTAACATCCAGTTCAGAAAATATGCTGCCCGTATAATGTGCTGATTCAAGAATAGACCATACATGTCTTGGTATGTTAAGTACAAAGTGCATTATTGTTATTGTAGAGTTGTAATTGTAAAATTCAGTAATTCAGATGTTAATAAACCTAGGAATATGAATCgcttcaaaatgtcaaacagcaTGAATTCCTTCAAAATGTCAATTTGACTGTGCTCAACAGTATGTGCGCAGCTGTATCATGCTT from Paralichthys olivaceus isolate ysfri-2021 chromosome 16, ASM2471397v2, whole genome shotgun sequence includes these protein-coding regions:
- the LOC109639687 gene encoding calcium-activated potassium channel subunit beta-2-like isoform X2, yielding MFFVAGAKNTRGAVRGNERSSIYQKFREVDLLDKKKTVTALKPGEDRAIFLGLGMILSSVMMYFVLGITILRSYADSVWTEEGVCVVRNSTVTADMNCSYNCGSDCWRVSKYPCLQVYVSVNNTGRVSRLSHNEETQDASSECFYVPRCQKDSVAMHTMIMNISEHLKVNQQVPCYYDPSEQQETVLLTRLYDHSVVLHSLLWPSCMITGGALIIMMVKLTQYLSRLSEEIGKIKR
- the LOC109639687 gene encoding calcium-activated potassium channel subunit beta-2-like isoform X1, producing the protein MFTWGTSCPSPAPIFRHCCFAGLSGFLFLLYKTGLIFKTANMHQRSFQQSFRSASASTGGRRSSGKMFFVAGAKNTRGAVRGNERSSIYQKFREVDLLDKKKTVTALKPGEDRAIFLGLGMILSSVMMYFVLGITILRSYADSVWTEEGVCVVRNSTVTADMNCSYNCGSDCWRVSKYPCLQVYVSVNNTGRVSRLSHNEETQDASSECFYVPRCQKDSVAMHTMIMNISEHLKVNQQVPCYYDPSEQQETVLLTRLYDHSVVLHSLLWPSCMITGGALIIMMVKLTQYLSRLSEEIGKIKR